The following are encoded in a window of Flavobacterium cupriresistens genomic DNA:
- the rplK gene encoding 50S ribosomal protein L11 yields MAKEISKVVKLQVKGGAANPSPPVGPALGAAGVNIMEFCKQFNARTQDKPGKICPVQITVYKDKSFDFVVKTPPAAVQLLEAAKLKSGSGEPNRKKVASVTWDVIKAIAEDKMVDLNAFTIESAMSMIAGTARSMGITVSGDAPF; encoded by the coding sequence ATGGCTAAAGAAATTAGTAAGGTAGTTAAACTACAAGTTAAGGGAGGTGCTGCGAACCCGTCGCCACCGGTTGGACCTGCTTTAGGAGCTGCTGGGGTTAATATCATGGAGTTCTGTAAGCAGTTCAATGCTAGAACACAAGATAAACCTGGCAAAATATGCCCAGTACAAATTACTGTGTATAAAGACAAATCATTTGATTTTGTTGTAAAAACTCCTCCAGCTGCTGTCCAATTATTGGAAGCTGCAAAGCTAAAGTCTGGATCAGGTGAACCAAATCGTAAAAAAGTAGCTAGCGTTACTTGGGACGTTATCAAAGCAATTGCTGAAGATAAAATGGTAGATTTAAATGCATTCACAATCGAATCTGCAATGAGCATGATCGCTGGAACTGCTAGATCTATGGGTATAACTGTATCAGGAGATGCTCCTTTTTAA
- the rplA gene encoding 50S ribosomal protein L1 has product MAKLTKKQKEAASKIEKNKLYSLKDAAALIKVIASAKFDESVDIAVRLGVDPRKANQMVRGVVTLPHGTGKDVKVLALVTPDKEAEAKEAGADYVGLDDYLQKIKDGWTDVDVIITMPAVMGKLGPLGRILGPRGLMPNPKTGTVTMDVAKAVAEVKAGKIDFKVDKTGIVHAGIGKVSFGAEQIYDNAHEIIQTLIKLKPTAAKGTYIKGIHLTSTMSPAIALDPKAV; this is encoded by the coding sequence ATGGCAAAATTAACAAAAAAGCAAAAAGAGGCTGCTTCAAAAATTGAAAAGAACAAACTATACTCTTTGAAAGATGCTGCTGCATTGATTAAAGTTATAGCTTCTGCAAAATTTGATGAGTCTGTTGATATCGCAGTTCGTTTGGGTGTTGATCCAAGAAAAGCGAATCAAATGGTTAGAGGTGTAGTTACATTACCTCACGGAACTGGTAAAGACGTTAAAGTATTAGCATTAGTTACTCCAGATAAAGAAGCGGAAGCTAAAGAAGCTGGAGCTGATTATGTAGGTCTTGACGATTACTTACAAAAAATTAAAGATGGTTGGACAGATGTTGATGTAATCATCACTATGCCAGCTGTTATGGGTAAATTAGGTCCATTAGGTCGTATTTTAGGACCTAGAGGTTTAATGCCAAACCCTAAAACAGGTACTGTAACTATGGATGTTGCAAAAGCTGTTGCAGAGGTTAAAGCTGGTAAAATTGACTTTAAAGTTGATAAAACTGGTATCGTACATGCAGGAATTGGTAAAGTTTCTTTTGGAGCTGAGCAAATTTATGACAATGCACACGAAATTATTCAAACATTAATCAAACTTAAACCAACTGCTGCTAAAGGTACCTACATTAAAGGTATTCACCTTACAAGCACTATGAGTCCAGCAATTGCTTTGGACCCTAAAGCAGTATAA
- the rplJ gene encoding 50S ribosomal protein L10, whose protein sequence is MTREEKSIAIEDLTAQLAGTNIIYVSDISGLNAETTSNLRRACFKAGIKLEVVKNTLLAKAMEASANDYGDLPSVLTGNSAIFISDVANAPGKIIKDFRKKSAKPLLKGAYINSEIYIGDDQLDALATIKSKEELLGELIGLLQSPAQRIISALQNKFAGEEAATEEA, encoded by the coding sequence ATGACTAGAGAAGAAAAATCAATCGCGATTGAAGATTTAACTGCGCAGTTAGCTGGTACAAATATTATTTATGTATCTGATATTTCTGGATTAAATGCAGAAACAACTTCAAACTTGAGAAGAGCTTGTTTTAAAGCAGGTATTAAATTAGAAGTTGTAAAAAACACTTTGCTTGCAAAAGCAATGGAAGCTTCTGCTAATGACTATGGTGATTTACCTTCAGTATTGACTGGTAACAGCGCTATCTTTATTTCAGACGTTGCAAATGCACCTGGAAAAATAATCAAAGATTTCAGAAAAAAATCAGCTAAACCTTTATTAAAAGGAGCTTATATCAATTCTGAAATTTACATTGGAGATGATCAATTAGATGCGTTAGCAACTATTAAATCTAAAGAAGAACTTCTTGGAGAGCTTATCGGATTGTTACAATCACCAGCTCAAAGAATTATTTCTGCACTTCAAAACAAATTTGCTGGAGAAGAAGCAGCAACTGAAGAAGCATAA
- the rplL gene encoding 50S ribosomal protein L7/L12 translates to MADLKQFAEQLVNLTVKEVNELATILKDEYGIEPAAAAVVVAAGGGEGAAEEAQTEFTVVLKEAGASKLAVVKLVKELTGLGLKEAKDVVDGAPSNVKEGVSKEEAEGLKKSLEEAGAVVELK, encoded by the coding sequence ATGGCAGATTTGAAACAATTCGCAGAACAATTAGTTAACCTAACAGTTAAAGAAGTTAACGAATTAGCAACAATATTAAAAGACGAGTATGGTATCGAGCCTGCTGCTGCAGCGGTTGTAGTTGCTGCTGGTGGTGGAGAAGGTGCTGCTGAAGAAGCACAAACTGAATTTACAGTAGTATTAAAAGAAGCTGGAGCTTCTAAATTAGCTGTTGTAAAATTAGTTAAAGAACTTACAGGTTTAGGTCTTAAAGAAGCTAAAGATGTAGTTGACGGTGCTCCAAGTAACGTTAAAGAAGGTGTTTCTAAAGAAGAGGCTGAAGGTCTTAAAAAATCATTAGAAGAAGCTGGAGCTGTAGTTGAACTTAAATAA
- the rpoB gene encoding DNA-directed RNA polymerase subunit beta — protein MITNQTERLNFASTKNIPDYPDFLDVQVKSFKDFFQLETKSDERGNEGLYNTFMENFPITDTRNNFVLEFLDYFVDPPRYTIQECIERGLTYSVPLKARLKLYCTDPEHEDFETIVQDVYLGTIPYMTPSGTFVINGAERVVVSQLHRSPGVFFGQSFHANGTKLYSARVIPFKGSWIEFSTDINSVMYAYIDRKKKLPVTTLFRAIGFERDKDILEIFDLAEEIKVSKTGIKKYIGRRLAARVLNTWHEDFVDEDTGEVVSIERNEIILDRDTIIDKDNVEEIIDSNVKSILLHKEDNNQADYAIIHNTLQKDPTNSEKEAVEHIYRQLRNAEPPDEETARGIIDKLFFSDQRYNLGEVGRYRMNKKLGLDIPMEKQVLTKEDIITIVKYLIELINSKAEIDDIDHLSNRRVRTVGEQLSQQFGVGLARMARTIRERMNVRDNEVFTPIDLINAKTLSSVINSFFGTNQLSQFMDQTNPLAEITHKRRLSALGPGGLSRERAGFEVRDVHYTHYGRLCPIETPEGPNIGLISSLGVYAKVNGMGFIETPYRKVTEGVVDLESTPIYLSAEEEEGKMIAQANIEMDATGKITASNVIAREEGDFPVVEPSAVHYTDVAPNQIASISASLIPFLEHDDANRALMGSNMMRQAVPLIRPEAPIVGTGLERQVASDSRVLINAEGDGTVEYVDANIITIKYDRTEDERMVSFDADEKTYNLIKFRKTNQGTSINLKPIVRKGDRVSLGQVLSEGYATQNGELALGRNLKVAFMPWKGYNFEDAIVISEKVVRDDIFTSIHVDDYSLEVRDTKLGNEELTNDIPNVSEEATKDLDENGMIRIGAEVKPGDILIGKITPKGESDPTPEEKLLRAIFGDKAGDVKDASLKASPSLHGVVLDKKLFARAVKDKRKRTQDKDALGALEMEFETKFVELKDRLVEKLFLIVNGKTSQGVMNDLGEEVLPKGKKYTQKMLYAVEDFAHLSKGQWVADDATNKMVNDLIHNYKIKLNDLQGSLRREKFTITVGDELPSGILKLAKIYIAKKRKLKVGDKMAGRHGNKGIVARIVRHEDMPFLEDGTPVDIVLNPLGVPSRMNIGQIYETVLGWAGMNLGRKFATPIFDGASLDQINELTDEAGVPRFGHTHLYDGGTGERFHQAATVGVIYMLKLGHMVDDKMHARSIGPYSLITQQPLGGKAQFGGQRFGEMEVWALEAYGASSTLREILTVKSDDVIGRAKTYEAIVKGESMPEPGLPESFNVLMHELKGLGLDIRLEE, from the coding sequence ATGATAACAAATCAGACTGAAAGATTGAATTTTGCCTCTACAAAAAATATTCCTGACTATCCGGATTTTCTAGATGTTCAGGTTAAATCCTTTAAAGATTTTTTTCAATTAGAAACTAAATCTGACGAGAGAGGCAACGAAGGGTTGTACAACACCTTCATGGAAAACTTTCCAATCACAGATACAAGAAATAACTTTGTATTGGAGTTCCTGGATTATTTTGTAGACCCGCCACGTTATACAATTCAAGAATGTATAGAGAGAGGACTTACTTATAGTGTGCCTTTAAAAGCCAGGTTAAAACTATACTGTACAGACCCGGAACACGAAGATTTTGAAACTATTGTACAAGATGTTTATCTTGGAACAATTCCTTACATGACGCCAAGTGGTACCTTTGTAATTAATGGTGCTGAGCGTGTTGTAGTATCTCAACTACACCGTTCTCCTGGGGTTTTCTTTGGACAATCATTCCATGCAAATGGAACAAAATTATATTCTGCCAGAGTAATTCCTTTTAAAGGTTCTTGGATAGAATTTTCTACAGATATCAACAGCGTTATGTACGCATATATCGATAGAAAGAAAAAATTACCGGTTACAACTTTATTCCGTGCAATCGGATTCGAAAGAGATAAGGATATCCTTGAAATTTTCGACCTTGCTGAAGAAATTAAAGTTTCTAAAACAGGTATCAAAAAGTATATTGGAAGAAGACTTGCTGCACGTGTATTGAATACATGGCATGAGGATTTCGTTGATGAAGATACCGGTGAGGTAGTTTCTATCGAGCGTAACGAAATCATCCTTGATCGTGATACTATTATCGACAAAGATAATGTGGAAGAGATCATCGATTCTAACGTTAAATCTATTTTGTTACACAAAGAGGATAATAACCAAGCAGATTATGCTATTATCCACAATACATTACAAAAAGATCCAACAAACTCTGAAAAAGAAGCTGTAGAGCACATTTACCGTCAGTTGCGTAACGCTGAACCGCCTGATGAGGAAACGGCTCGTGGTATTATAGATAAATTGTTCTTCTCTGATCAACGTTACAACTTAGGTGAGGTAGGTCGTTACAGAATGAACAAAAAACTTGGTTTAGATATCCCGATGGAAAAGCAAGTGCTTACCAAAGAAGATATCATTACCATTGTAAAATATTTGATCGAATTGATCAACTCTAAAGCAGAGATTGATGATATTGATCACTTATCTAACCGTCGTGTTAGAACAGTTGGAGAACAATTGTCTCAACAATTCGGTGTAGGTTTAGCACGTATGGCTAGAACTATTAGAGAGCGTATGAACGTTAGAGATAACGAGGTGTTTACACCAATTGATTTGATTAATGCTAAAACATTATCATCAGTTATCAACTCTTTCTTTGGAACAAACCAGTTGTCTCAATTTATGGATCAAACGAATCCATTAGCTGAGATTACACACAAGAGAAGATTATCTGCACTTGGACCAGGTGGACTTTCGAGAGAGAGAGCTGGTTTCGAGGTTCGTGACGTTCACTATACACACTATGGTCGTTTATGTCCGATTGAAACTCCAGAGGGACCAAACATTGGTTTGATTTCATCTCTTGGTGTTTATGCAAAAGTTAACGGAATGGGTTTCATCGAAACTCCTTACCGTAAAGTTACTGAAGGTGTAGTTGATTTGGAAAGTACTCCTATTTATTTGAGTGCTGAAGAAGAAGAAGGAAAAATGATTGCTCAGGCAAACATTGAAATGGATGCTACAGGTAAAATTACAGCGAGCAATGTTATTGCGCGTGAGGAAGGTGACTTCCCGGTTGTTGAGCCATCAGCAGTACATTATACAGACGTTGCTCCTAACCAGATTGCTTCGATTTCGGCTTCATTGATTCCTTTCTTGGAACATGATGATGCGAATAGAGCCTTGATGGGATCTAACATGATGCGTCAGGCGGTTCCTTTGATCCGTCCGGAAGCACCAATCGTTGGTACAGGTTTAGAGCGTCAAGTAGCTTCAGATTCTAGAGTATTGATTAATGCTGAAGGAGATGGAACTGTAGAATATGTTGATGCTAATATCATTACTATCAAATACGACCGTACTGAAGATGAAAGAATGGTTAGTTTTGATGCTGATGAGAAAACATACAACTTAATTAAATTTAGAAAAACCAATCAAGGTACAAGTATTAACCTGAAACCAATCGTAAGAAAAGGAGACAGAGTTAGTCTTGGTCAAGTATTATCAGAAGGATATGCTACTCAAAATGGTGAATTAGCTTTAGGTAGAAACTTAAAAGTTGCGTTCATGCCATGGAAAGGGTATAACTTTGAGGATGCGATTGTAATTTCTGAAAAAGTAGTTCGTGATGATATTTTTACTTCTATCCACGTTGATGATTATTCATTAGAGGTTAGAGATACTAAGTTAGGAAATGAAGAGTTAACAAACGATATTCCTAACGTTTCTGAAGAAGCTACTAAAGATTTAGATGAAAACGGTATGATCAGAATTGGAGCAGAGGTTAAACCTGGCGACATTTTGATCGGAAAAATTACACCAAAAGGAGAATCAGATCCAACTCCGGAAGAGAAATTGCTTCGTGCAATCTTCGGGGATAAAGCGGGAGATGTAAAAGATGCTTCATTAAAAGCTTCTCCATCTTTACATGGTGTAGTTCTTGACAAAAAATTATTTGCAAGAGCCGTAAAAGATAAACGTAAACGTACTCAGGATAAAGATGCTTTAGGCGCTTTAGAAATGGAATTTGAGACTAAATTTGTTGAATTAAAAGACAGATTGGTTGAAAAATTATTCTTGATCGTTAACGGAAAAACATCTCAAGGTGTAATGAATGATTTGGGTGAAGAAGTTTTACCAAAAGGTAAAAAATATACTCAAAAAATGCTTTACGCAGTAGAAGATTTTGCTCACTTAAGCAAAGGTCAATGGGTTGCTGATGATGCTACAAATAAAATGGTGAATGATTTAATTCATAACTATAAAATTAAGCTAAACGACTTACAAGGATCTTTAAGAAGAGAGAAATTTACGATCACAGTTGGAGATGAATTACCATCTGGAATCTTGAAATTAGCTAAGATTTACATTGCTAAAAAACGTAAATTGAAAGTTGGGGATAAAATGGCAGGACGTCACGGTAACAAAGGTATTGTTGCAAGAATCGTTCGTCATGAAGATATGCCTTTCCTTGAAGACGGAACACCGGTAGATATCGTATTGAATCCACTTGGGGTACCTTCACGTATGAACATTGGTCAGATTTATGAAACTGTTCTTGGATGGGCCGGTATGAACTTGGGTAGAAAATTTGCTACTCCAATTTTTGACGGTGCTTCTTTAGATCAAATTAATGAATTAACTGATGAAGCTGGAGTTCCACGTTTCGGACATACACACCTTTATGATGGTGGTACTGGAGAGCGTTTCCATCAAGCAGCGACTGTGGGTGTAATTTACATGCTTAAATTAGGACACATGGTTGATGATAAGATGCACGCACGTTCTATCGGACCATACTCATTGATTACGCAACAACCTCTTGGAGGTAAGGCGCAATTCGGAGGTCAGCGTTTTGGAGAGATGGAGGTTTGGGCACTTGAAGCTTATGGAGCATCAAGTACACTTAGAGAAATCTTAACTGTTAAATCGGATGACGTTATTGGTAGAGCTAAAACTTACGAAGCTATCGTTAAGGGAGAGTCTATGCCAGAACCAGGTTTACCAGAATCATTCAACGTATTGATGCACGAATTAAAAGGTCTTGGACTAGATATTCGTTTAGAAGAATAA
- the rpoC gene encoding DNA-directed RNA polymerase subunit beta', with translation MMNNRNNNKDKNPVKRFNKISIGLASPESILKESRGEVLKPETINYRTHKPERDGLFCERIFGPVKDFECACGKYKRIRYKGIICDRCGVEVTEKKVRRDRVGHINLVVPIAHIWYFRSLPNKIGYILGLPSKKLDMIIYYERYVVIQAGIAKNADGESLQRLDFLTEEEYLNILDTLPQENLYLDDMDPNKFVAKMGAECIMDLLARIDLDELSYQLRHSANNETSKQRKTEALKRLQVVESFRESNLNRENRPEWMIMKVVPVIPPELRPLVPLDGGRFATSDLNDLYRRVIIRNNRLKRLMEIKAPEVILRNEKRMLQESVDSLFDNTRKASAVKTESNRPLKSLSDSLKGKQGRFRQNLLGKRVDYSARSVIVVGPELKLFECGLPKDMAAELYKPFVIRKLIERGIVKTVKSAKKIIDKKEPVVWDILENVIKGHPVLLNRAPTLHRLGIQAFQPKLIEGKAIQLHPLVCTAFNADFDGDQMAVHLPLGPEAILEAQLLMLASHNILNPANGAPITVPSQDMVLGLYYMTKERISTPEHIILGQDLTFYSAEEVNIALNEGRLELNARVRIRAKDFNEAGELVYKIIQTTAGRVLFNEVVPEAAGYINDVLTKKNLRDIIGHILSVTNVPTTAAFLDNMKDMGYKFAFRGGLSFSLGDIRIPEQKTKLIADAREQVEGISVNYNMGLITNNERYNQVIDVWTSANAQLTELAMKNIREDQQGFNSVYMMLDSGARGSKEQIRQLTGMRGLMAKPKKSTAGGGEIIENPILSNFKEGLSILEYFISTHGARKGLADTALKTADAGYLTRRLHDVSQDVIVNIEDCGTLRGVEVSALKKNEEIVESLGERILGRVALQDVINPLTNEVIVQSGQQITEAIMKVIEASPIERVEVRSPLTCEALKGICAKCYGRNLATGKMTQRGEAVGVIAAQSIGEPGTQLTLRTFHVGGVAGGISEESSIVTRFNGRLEIEDLKTVKGEDSEGNAVDIVVSRSTELKLVDEKTGIVLNTHNIPYGSSIFVKDGEVVTKGSVICKWDPYNGVIVSEFTGKIAYEDLEQGQSFMVEIDEQTGFQEKVISEARNKKLIPTLLVYGKEGELIRSYNLPVGAHLMVENGEKIKAGKVLVKIPRRSSKAGDITGGLPRITELLEARNPSNPAVVSEIDGVVSFGKIKRGNREIVIESKFGEIKKYLVKLSSQILVQENDFVRAGVPLSDGAITPDDILRIQGPAAVQQYLVNEIQEVYRLQGVKINDKHFEVVIRQMMRKVRVQDPGDTLFLEDQLIHTKDFIVQNDKLYGMKVVEDSGDSAVLKPGQIITPRDLRDENSLLKRNDKNLVVARDVITATATPVLQGITRASLQTKSFISAASFQETTKVLNEAAVAGKVDDLEGLKENVIVGHRIPAGTGMREYDNTIVGSKDDYNEMMANKEEYIY, from the coding sequence ATGATGAATAATAGAAACAATAATAAAGATAAAAATCCGGTAAAAAGATTTAATAAAATCTCTATTGGATTAGCTTCACCTGAATCTATCTTGAAAGAATCAAGAGGAGAGGTTTTAAAGCCAGAAACAATCAACTACAGAACACACAAACCTGAAAGAGACGGACTTTTCTGCGAAAGAATCTTCGGACCTGTTAAGGATTTTGAGTGTGCTTGTGGTAAATATAAAAGAATTCGTTACAAAGGGATCATCTGTGACCGTTGTGGTGTTGAAGTTACTGAGAAAAAAGTACGTCGTGACAGAGTAGGACACATCAACCTTGTTGTGCCAATTGCTCACATCTGGTATTTCCGTTCTCTTCCAAACAAAATTGGTTATATCCTTGGTCTTCCATCTAAGAAATTAGATATGATCATTTACTACGAAAGATACGTAGTAATTCAAGCTGGTATTGCTAAAAATGCAGATGGAGAATCCTTACAAAGATTAGATTTCTTAACAGAAGAAGAATATTTGAATATTTTAGATACTCTTCCACAAGAAAATCTTTATTTAGATGATATGGATCCTAATAAATTTGTTGCCAAAATGGGAGCAGAATGTATTATGGATTTATTAGCGCGTATTGACTTAGATGAGTTATCTTACCAACTAAGACACAGTGCTAACAACGAAACATCTAAACAACGTAAAACTGAAGCATTAAAAAGATTACAAGTTGTTGAGTCTTTCCGTGAGTCTAACTTAAACCGCGAAAACCGTCCGGAATGGATGATTATGAAAGTGGTTCCTGTTATTCCACCAGAATTACGTCCGCTTGTGCCACTTGATGGAGGTCGTTTTGCAACTTCAGATTTAAATGATTTATACCGTCGTGTAATCATCCGTAACAACCGTTTGAAAAGATTAATGGAGATTAAAGCTCCTGAAGTAATCTTAAGAAACGAAAAACGTATGTTACAAGAATCTGTAGATTCATTATTTGATAACACTCGTAAAGCTTCTGCTGTTAAAACAGAATCTAACAGACCATTAAAATCATTATCAGATTCATTAAAAGGTAAACAAGGACGTTTCCGTCAAAACCTTTTAGGAAAACGTGTGGATTATTCTGCTCGTTCGGTAATTGTTGTTGGTCCTGAATTAAAATTATTCGAATGCGGATTGCCAAAAGATATGGCAGCTGAATTATACAAACCTTTCGTTATCCGTAAATTGATTGAAAGAGGTATTGTTAAAACAGTAAAATCGGCTAAGAAAATCATAGACAAAAAAGAGCCGGTAGTTTGGGATATCCTTGAAAATGTAATTAAAGGACATCCTGTATTACTTAACCGTGCTCCTACGTTGCACAGACTTGGTATCCAGGCTTTCCAACCAAAATTAATTGAAGGAAAAGCAATCCAGTTACACCCGTTAGTTTGTACGGCATTTAACGCGGATTTTGATGGGGATCAGATGGCAGTTCACTTGCCATTAGGACCAGAGGCTATTTTAGAGGCACAATTATTAATGTTGGCTTCTCACAATATTCTTAACCCTGCAAATGGTGCTCCAATTACGGTACCTTCTCAGGATATGGTCTTGGGTCTATATTATATGACCAAAGAACGTATCTCTACACCAGAACACATTATTTTAGGTCAAGACTTAACATTCTATTCTGCTGAAGAAGTAAATATTGCACTAAACGAAGGAAGATTAGAATTGAATGCTCGTGTAAGAATTAGAGCAAAAGATTTTAATGAGGCTGGAGAATTGGTGTATAAAATTATCCAAACAACTGCAGGACGTGTATTATTTAACGAAGTAGTACCGGAAGCAGCAGGATATATCAATGACGTATTGACTAAGAAAAACCTTAGAGATATTATCGGACACATTTTAAGTGTGACGAATGTACCTACTACAGCAGCTTTCTTGGACAATATGAAAGACATGGGTTATAAATTCGCATTTAGAGGAGGTTTATCATTCTCTTTAGGTGATATTAGAATTCCAGAACAAAAAACAAAATTAATTGCAGATGCCAGAGAGCAAGTTGAAGGTATTTCTGTAAATTATAACATGGGTCTTATCACGAATAACGAGCGTTACAACCAAGTTATTGACGTTTGGACTTCTGCGAATGCACAGCTTACAGAATTAGCAATGAAAAATATTAGAGAAGACCAACAAGGTTTCAACTCTGTATACATGATGCTTGACTCTGGAGCGAGGGGTTCTAAGGAGCAGATTCGTCAGTTAACAGGTATGCGTGGTTTGATGGCTAAGCCTAAAAAATCTACTGCCGGTGGTGGTGAGATTATTGAAAACCCGATTCTTTCTAACTTTAAGGAAGGTCTTTCGATCCTTGAGTACTTCATTTCTACTCACGGTGCTCGTAAAGGACTTGCGGATACGGCTCTTAAAACGGCTGATGCCGGATACTTAACAAGAAGGCTTCATGACGTTTCTCAAGATGTTATTGTAAACATCGAAGATTGTGGAACTTTAAGAGGTGTTGAAGTATCTGCTTTGAAGAAAAATGAGGAAATTGTTGAATCTTTAGGAGAAAGAATTTTAGGACGTGTTGCGTTGCAAGATGTTATTAATCCTCTTACTAATGAAGTAATTGTTCAATCAGGTCAACAAATCACTGAAGCAATTATGAAGGTTATCGAAGCTTCTCCTATTGAAAGAGTAGAAGTTAGATCTCCATTAACTTGTGAGGCTTTAAAAGGTATTTGTGCGAAATGTTACGGTAGAAACTTAGCTACTGGTAAGATGACACAAAGAGGTGAAGCAGTTGGAGTTATTGCAGCTCAATCTATTGGTGAGCCAGGTACACAGTTAACACTTCGTACGTTCCACGTTGGAGGGGTTGCAGGAGGTATTTCTGAAGAATCTAGTATTGTTACAAGATTCAACGGTAGACTTGAGATTGAAGATTTAAAAACAGTTAAAGGAGAAGACAGCGAAGGTAATGCAGTTGATATCGTGGTATCACGTTCAACAGAATTAAAATTAGTTGACGAGAAAACCGGAATCGTTTTAAATACACATAATATTCCTTACGGATCTAGTATTTTCGTTAAGGATGGTGAAGTAGTTACTAAAGGATCTGTGATCTGTAAGTGGGATCCATATAATGGTGTAATTGTTTCTGAATTTACAGGTAAGATTGCTTACGAAGATTTAGAGCAAGGACAATCGTTCATGGTTGAAATCGATGAGCAGACAGGTTTCCAGGAAAAAGTAATTTCTGAAGCAAGAAATAAAAAATTAATCCCAACTTTATTGGTTTACGGTAAAGAAGGTGAATTGATTCGTTCGTATAACTTACCAGTAGGGGCACACTTAATGGTTGAGAATGGTGAGAAAATTAAAGCAGGTAAAGTATTGGTAAAAATCCCACGTCGTTCTTCTAAAGCAGGCGATATTACGGGAGGTCTTCCAAGAATTACCGAGTTACTTGAGGCTCGTAACCCTTCTAACCCAGCAGTTGTTTCTGAAATTGACGGTGTTGTTTCTTTTGGAAAAATCAAAAGAGGTAACCGTGAAATTGTTATCGAATCTAAATTTGGTGAGATTAAAAAGTATTTAGTTAAACTTTCAAGCCAAATCTTAGTACAAGAAAATGACTTCGTAAGAGCAGGAGTGCCATTGTCTGACGGTGCAATTACACCGGACGATATTTTAAGAATTCAAGGACCGGCTGCTGTTCAACAGTACTTGGTAAATGAAATTCAAGAGGTATACCGTTTACAAGGGGTAAAAATTAATGACAAGCACTTTGAGGTAGTTATTCGTCAAATGATGCGTAAAGTAAGAGTTCAAGATCCAGGAGATACTTTATTCTTAGAAGATCAATTAATTCACACTAAAGACTTTATCGTTCAAAATGATAAATTATACGGTATGAAAGTAGTTGAAGATTCAGGAGATTCTGCTGTATTGAAACCAGGTCAGATTATTACACCTCGTGATTTACGTGATGAAAACTCATTGTTGAAACGAAATGATAAAAATCTGGTTGTAGCCAGAGACGTAATTACTGCAACTGCAACGCCAGTTTTACAAGGTATTACAAGAGCTTCGCTACAAACTAAATCATTCATCTCTGCTGCTTCTTTCCAAGAAACAACAAAAGTACTTAACGAAGCTGCTGTAGCTGGTAAAGTAGATGATTTAGAAGGATTGAAAGAAAATGTAATTGTTGGACACAGAATCCCTGCCGGAACTGGTATGAGAGAATACGATAACACTATCGTTGGTTCTAAAGACGATTACAATGAAATGATGGCTAATAAAGAAGAATATATTTATTAA
- a CDS encoding DUF3467 domain-containing protein, whose translation MSNSKQQQEQINIELDETIAEGIYSNLAIINHSSSEFVLDFVSIMPGIPKAKVKSRIVLTPQHAKRLLKAIGENIHRFEAAHGEIKETEQAPIPLNFGPAGQA comes from the coding sequence ATGAGTAATTCGAAACAACAACAAGAGCAAATTAATATTGAGTTAGACGAAACAATTGCGGAGGGAATTTATTCTAATCTTGCGATTATCAATCACTCTTCATCAGAGTTTGTTTTAGATTTTGTGAGCATTATGCCCGGTATTCCTAAAGCCAAGGTAAAGTCAAGAATTGTATTGACACCACAACATGCTAAAAGATTATTAAAAGCAATTGGTGAAAATATTCATCGATTTGAAGCAGCCCACGGCGAGATCAAAGAGACGGAACAAGCACCAATACCGCTTAATTTTGGTCCTGCGGGACAAGCATAA